The following coding sequences lie in one Alosa alosa isolate M-15738 ecotype Scorff River chromosome 21, AALO_Geno_1.1, whole genome shotgun sequence genomic window:
- the LOC125286467 gene encoding zinc finger protein 500-like, whose product MSNSALFQSKLVSIMEILVNSAVADICRLVDEGASVLHFEISRSKSENEDLRLKLQLMQRELETVRRGRERSLTSVGIQCVDFSEPQELSITIKQEQQNGLQREREERTAGNNIIGGDWSLGLPEHSARTDRSDRTGLAKESTHNHGEFDTRHHSAKRNLAQVNSYQPERPTEGHYEVGGPKTVGQGLRKDSRSGSPFVKSHREESSLSLKSEDKPSCERVGKDDDKHPLEQQQQQHQQLPFSPSQPYADLRDKMAFPSEVEYELDDEVCNLGDQGSFISGHQTRPKQEQEGEGSGIRQAEHAPPPDVSPRCLYQAASDLTFALQAVAGGGMPAAGVAPPQSGPSAARPHVCPQCGRSFAHMHVLKRHLVVHSGLRPHACGFCGKRFSLRDSLRRHQRIHTGERPYGCQLCGKRFTQRTHLNIHLSVHTGIRPFTCAHCGRSFTQTHVLRRHMRVHAAEGLSFYQGDS is encoded by the exons ATGTCGAATTCAGCTCTATTCCAGAGCAAATTAGTATCAATCATGGAGATACTTGTAAATTCGGCAGTGGCCGATATTTGTAGATTAGTTGATGAAGGTGCCTCTGTGTTGCATTTCGAAATTTCTCGAAGTAAATCAGAAAACGAGGACCTTAGGTTGAAATTACAATTAATGCAAAGAGAGTTGGAAACAGtgagaagaggaagggagagatcaTTGACATCTGTTGGTATTCAG TGTGTGGACTTCAGTGAACCTCAGGAACTGTCCATCACGATTAAACAAGAACAACAGAATGGTctgcaaagagagagggaggagaggacagcTGGAAATAAcattattg GTGGAGATTGGTCTTTAGGCCTACCTGAGCATTCAGCCAGGACAGACAGATCAGATCGCACAGGTCTGGCAAAGGAATCTACCCATAACCATGGGGAGTTTGATACAAGGCATCACAGTGCTAAAAGAAACCTGGCTCAGGTCAACAGTTATCAACCAGAAAGGCCAACAGAGGGACACTATGAAGTAGGAGGGCCAAAGACTGTAGGACAGGGGTTGCGGAAGGACTCCAGATCAGGATCTCCATTTGTCAAGTCTCACAGAGAAGAGAGCAGTTTGTCCCTGAAGTCTGAGGATAAACCGAGTTGTGAGCGGGTTGGAAAAGATGATGATAAACATCCactggagcagcagcagcagcagcatcaacaGCTGCCATTCTCTCCATCACAGCCCTATGCTGATCTCAGAGATAAGATGGCATTTCCATCTGAGGTAGAGTATGAACTGGATGACGAGGTCTGCAACCTGGGGGACCAAGGCAGTTTCATCTCTGGACATCAGACAAGACCAAAACAggagcaagagggagaggggagtggTATCAGACAGGCAGAGCATGCTCCTCCTCCAGACGTCTCACCTAGGTGCCTTTACCAAGCAGCGTCGGACTTGACCTTTGCCCTGCAAGCAGTTGCTGGTGGGGGTATGCCAGCAGCGGGTGTGGCGCCACCCCAGTCAGGCCCCTCGGCAGCCCGTCCACACGTTTGCCCGCAGTGCGGCCGCAGCTTTGCGCACATGCATGTGCTGAAGCGCCACCTGGTGGTGCACTCGGGGCTGCGTCCGCACGCCTGTGGCTTCTGCGGCAAGCGTTTCTCGCTGCGCGACAGCCTTCGGAGGCATCAGCGCATCCACACCGGCGAGAGGCCCTATGGCTGCCAGCTATGCGGCAAGCGCTTCACCCAGCGCACACACCTCAACATCCACCTGTCTGTGCACACCGGCATACGACCTTTCACCTGCGCGCACTGCGGTCGGAGCTTCACGCAGACGCATGTTCTGCGCAGGCACATGCGGGTCCATGCTGCCGAGGGGCTGTCGTTTTATCAGGGAGACTCCTAA
- the LOC125286582 gene encoding membrane-spanning 4-domains subfamily A member 4D-like, translated as MEGESTDSERKANGVTEVQTVTGGNKPLHRFLAGQPRYIGIAIMFFGCNELMLGLPLIRETITTSVRLYTPFWQGTLFMICGSLSIHTHSYPSKKLVTVCLAMYIVTILGGCFTLIFRLIAITDISGMFYYTFDDDGDDAYVRLAQLKITEAVLYSSTIVVIILLICLCCFAKRSLKSSNTQVIMRQVLMVTDTETE; from the exons atggagggagagag TACTGACTCAGAGAGGAAGGCAAATGGGGTGACTGAAGTTCAAACAGTGACAGGAGGAAACAAGCCGCTACATCGCTTTTTAGCAGGACAGCCAAGATACATTGGG ATTGCGATTATGTTCTTTGGCTGTAATGAGCTGATGCTGGGTCTCCCGCTGATTAGAGAGACCATAACGACCTCAGTGAGATTGTACACTCCTTTCTGGCAAGGCACATTG TTCATGATCTGTGGAAGTTTGTCAATTCACACTCACAGCTACCCATCCAAAAAGCTG GTGACTGTGTGCTTGGCTATGTACATTGTCACAATACTAGGCGGTTGCTTTACACTTATTTTCAGACTGATTGCCATTACTGATATAAGTGGAATGTTCTATTATACTTtcgatgatgatggtgatgatgcaTATGTCCGCCTT GCTCAGCTGAAAATCACTGAGGCTGTGTTATATTCATCTACAATAGTTGTGATTATTCTCCTCATTTGTCTTTGCTGTTTTGCCAAACGATCCTTAAAGTCCTCCAACACACAG gTCATCATGCGACAAGTTCTGATGGTCACCgacacagagacagaatga